A section of the Leptospira kobayashii genome encodes:
- a CDS encoding Ada metal-binding domain-containing protein: MVPLTVYEFSQVSGWKRRSLPVSLLDPVNKTMIRHNQIKAPELRKQIRNRVIIFGGNAKLKIYGKLSCKSGKRMKKENRVFFISEKEAIHLGYRPCGHCLKKDYQNWKLKSIPSG, from the coding sequence GTGGTACCTCTTACAGTTTACGAATTTTCGCAAGTTTCGGGTTGGAAAAGGCGATCTCTGCCGGTATCATTACTTGATCCGGTCAATAAAACAATGATTCGACATAATCAAATCAAAGCTCCCGAACTTCGAAAACAAATTCGAAATCGAGTCATCATTTTCGGAGGAAATGCAAAACTTAAAATCTATGGAAAACTGAGCTGTAAATCGGGAAAACGAATGAAAAAAGAAAATAGGGTGTTCTTTATTTCGGAGAAGGAAGCAATCCATCTGGGTTACCGCCCTTGCGGGCATTGTTTAAAAAAGGATTATCAAAATTGGAAACTAAAAAGTATACCTTCGGGATAA
- a CDS encoding suppressor of fused domain protein, with translation MNPPNQPKVLYQEANPYGSFTAFLEDDGRTIYLYLQSHNNPEWPMKSLWIRNLIDAPEERDPDDFRKGLAPVHTKKETNTVHALPSLKEEEIHFIWSEEGDAVALFVNEELYAYLPPWSGIKGVHGYSKEAKEDAAAASPLGDVNNGVIAERVKESRKFWETVSEKNHWNKLQTLRLNFLEERLGKHEKYWSADGGKYPSLGIASFLPKEFPGIKIFSTIGMSAQNQPSVELYHKNFEDYARIELVFAIKLSNEYEDHSESWIQHVLGEMIKFPWNTGIWFGHSHTIQNPRKDPDQLYLDFNWFVLKNVTDELDKDPSLPYPKLNGLISENGRRVNYLFLVPISVEERICFQREGSPKFWETWTKEGFSFFHESERRMLEF, from the coding sequence ATGAACCCACCAAACCAACCTAAGGTCCTCTACCAAGAGGCAAATCCTTACGGTTCTTTTACTGCTTTTCTAGAAGACGACGGAAGAACCATTTATCTTTACTTACAATCCCATAACAATCCCGAGTGGCCGATGAAATCCCTTTGGATTCGTAACCTGATAGATGCACCGGAAGAAAGAGATCCTGATGATTTCCGAAAAGGACTCGCACCGGTTCATACAAAAAAAGAAACCAACACCGTTCATGCCCTACCCAGTTTGAAAGAAGAGGAAATTCATTTCATTTGGTCGGAAGAAGGAGATGCAGTCGCACTTTTCGTAAATGAAGAACTCTATGCATATCTTCCTCCTTGGTCCGGAATCAAAGGAGTACATGGCTATTCCAAAGAAGCAAAAGAAGACGCAGCAGCAGCGTCTCCCTTAGGTGATGTGAATAACGGAGTGATTGCGGAGCGAGTGAAAGAATCCCGCAAATTTTGGGAAACCGTTTCCGAAAAAAATCATTGGAACAAACTCCAAACTTTACGATTGAATTTTTTGGAAGAGAGACTAGGAAAACATGAAAAATATTGGTCTGCCGACGGAGGAAAGTATCCTTCTCTCGGGATCGCATCTTTTTTACCGAAGGAATTTCCAGGAATCAAAATATTCTCAACCATCGGAATGAGTGCACAGAACCAACCATCCGTTGAACTCTATCATAAAAATTTTGAAGATTATGCGCGCATTGAATTGGTATTTGCCATCAAACTTTCCAATGAATACGAAGATCATTCCGAATCCTGGATACAACATGTACTCGGAGAGATGATCAAATTTCCTTGGAACACAGGTATATGGTTCGGACATTCTCATACGATTCAAAATCCTCGCAAAGATCCTGATCAACTCTACTTGGATTTCAATTGGTTTGTTCTCAAAAATGTAACGGATGAGTTGGATAAAGACCCGAGTCTCCCTTATCCGAAGCTAAACGGACTCATCTCCGAGAATGGAAGAAGGGTGAATTATTTATTTTTAGTTCCTATCTCGGTGGAAGAACGAATTTGTTTTCAAAGAGAAGGTTCGCCGAAGTTCTGGGAGACTTGGACCAAAGAAGGTTTCAGTTTTTTTCATGAATCCGAGCGTAGAATGTTGGAATTCTAA
- a CDS encoding synaptic vesicle VAT-1 family membrane protein produces the protein MKREVYRVVKTGSLQGLKRMEEELFSPAKDEVTVQVKAIGFNFADVFSVFGLYSATPKESFIPGLEFSGIIIAKGEDVKDFQIGDSVYGTTRFGAYTTHLNVQKDYVFALPKSWSFEEGAAFPVQALTAYYALLPLGNLKNSQTVLIHSAAGGVGILANRIAKKWNAFTIGLVGDESKYSILKEEGFDAYLIRSKAFKQEMKRILSEKRLDLVLECTGGQYFSDSYAMLSPMGRLVTYGSAVFTPASSHKNWFKLAYHYLTRPSIDPLSMISDNKSVMGFNLIWLWNEKLELKKHFSSLSELNLSPQRIGEVFSFDELIPALDYFRSGKTIGKVVVKVS, from the coding sequence ATGAAGAGAGAAGTATATCGAGTCGTAAAAACGGGGTCTTTGCAAGGTTTGAAGAGAATGGAGGAAGAACTTTTTTCTCCCGCAAAAGACGAAGTTACAGTTCAAGTGAAAGCGATCGGATTTAATTTTGCCGATGTTTTTTCCGTTTTCGGATTATATTCTGCGACTCCGAAAGAAAGTTTTATTCCTGGTCTTGAATTTTCTGGCATCATCATTGCTAAAGGAGAAGATGTAAAAGATTTTCAGATAGGTGATTCCGTTTACGGCACTACTAGATTTGGCGCATACACAACTCATCTTAATGTACAAAAAGATTATGTATTCGCACTTCCGAAATCATGGTCCTTCGAGGAAGGTGCTGCGTTTCCAGTACAAGCACTCACTGCGTACTATGCATTATTGCCTCTTGGTAATTTAAAAAATTCACAAACAGTTCTCATTCATAGTGCTGCAGGTGGTGTAGGGATACTTGCTAATCGAATCGCAAAGAAGTGGAATGCGTTTACAATCGGTCTTGTAGGTGATGAATCAAAGTATTCTATCCTAAAAGAAGAAGGTTTCGATGCTTATTTAATACGCTCTAAAGCATTTAAACAAGAGATGAAGAGAATTTTATCAGAAAAACGATTGGATTTGGTCTTAGAATGCACCGGTGGACAATATTTTTCCGACAGTTATGCAATGTTATCCCCTATGGGAAGGCTTGTTACCTATGGAAGTGCAGTGTTTACACCTGCTTCATCACATAAAAATTGGTTCAAACTTGCGTATCACTACCTAACTAGACCATCGATTGACCCACTTTCCATGATCTCAGACAATAAATCAGTGATGGGATTCAATTTGATATGGCTTTGGAATGAGAAGTTAGAGTTAAAAAAACATTTTTCATCACTGAGTGAGCTGAATTTATCTCCACAAAGGATAGGTGAAGTGTTTTCTTTCGATGAATTGATACCTGCATTGGATTATTTTCGAAGTGGTAAGACAATTGGTAAGGTTGTTGTTAAAGTTTCGTAG
- a CDS encoding DUF2207 domain-containing protein, with protein sequence MKYIFRCILVFLFVLPGVSFAEWEDEKTLSWDKVEVNAFLSSDGTLSVEEIQSIRFNGDWRGPYRSYDFKRGQSIDLISVEKLGKDKTWRILPGGNAETKDSYSFSNKKELKIRSRDDNDPPFQDEVLTYKIKLEYKNILTKKEENAVYEINHDFLAKDRKDSIRKFRLNLNWDEEWEHPSGRKSFHFETDKPLVSSESYVYRSEFFFLPEKNKTFTGPGPYYFKENWYNTDEMIFWKRALIVLVSYASCFCLFYLLSLIFIRWKNKELYLFAKDVFSYLRKNSSESIAIQFDLKKVSSVFLGRLVAEGKIKINRTDDFIEFGLLVPRDSLAKPEREILDQLFVDSDQTTDVEIKKYYKKKHRYFSLHSEVYARYSKEANHFESKFFLRWVLSSLILFPLFNFIFYGYPIFLHILVLYVFILLAYFILSFVFSIFNWVSHNDLKLKDPSIYFFKRSLRLPELMICCLLLLTTYNLFEIENSFALFLSVFLFMFFFYSIPIVSEIEDKWITFIKKDLKDAIKDYIQNGDLSGLSTEDSMDFVALGLYNEILKRQKEKNDVSHLLVLSQTDSIEIENKDRSKRSSRIKTSSADSGGSFSEQKFSGGGGISAGGGASVSWDTLNGLSDFTAGSRPTSSGSSGSRSGSSSSSSSGGGSMGGW encoded by the coding sequence ATGAAATATATTTTCCGTTGTATTCTTGTTTTCTTATTTGTTTTGCCGGGAGTTTCTTTTGCAGAGTGGGAAGATGAGAAAACACTTTCTTGGGACAAAGTAGAAGTAAATGCCTTCTTATCTTCAGACGGAACTCTTTCCGTAGAGGAAATCCAAAGCATACGATTCAACGGTGACTGGCGGGGACCTTATCGAAGTTATGATTTCAAAAGAGGGCAGTCGATCGACTTGATTTCCGTCGAAAAGTTGGGCAAAGACAAAACCTGGAGGATTCTTCCCGGGGGAAATGCGGAAACAAAAGACAGTTATTCCTTTTCAAATAAAAAAGAACTGAAGATACGTTCCAGAGACGACAACGATCCTCCTTTTCAGGATGAAGTTCTGACTTATAAAATCAAGTTAGAATATAAAAATATTCTAACTAAAAAGGAAGAAAATGCTGTCTATGAAATCAATCATGATTTTTTAGCTAAAGACAGGAAAGACTCCATCCGGAAATTCCGATTGAATTTGAATTGGGACGAGGAATGGGAGCACCCGAGCGGACGGAAAAGTTTTCATTTCGAAACTGATAAACCTTTGGTTTCTTCCGAGTCGTATGTGTATCGATCCGAGTTTTTCTTTCTTCCCGAAAAAAACAAAACATTCACCGGACCCGGGCCTTATTATTTTAAGGAAAATTGGTATAACACGGATGAGATGATTTTTTGGAAAAGAGCGTTGATTGTCCTCGTTAGCTATGCTTCCTGTTTTTGTCTGTTTTATTTATTGTCTCTTATTTTCATTCGATGGAAAAACAAGGAACTGTATCTTTTCGCAAAAGACGTTTTTTCTTATTTGAGAAAAAACTCTTCCGAAAGCATCGCAATCCAATTTGATTTGAAAAAAGTATCCTCTGTGTTTTTGGGAAGGTTAGTAGCGGAAGGTAAAATTAAAATCAATAGAACGGATGATTTTATAGAGTTTGGATTACTCGTACCAAGGGATTCTCTTGCCAAACCGGAAAGAGAAATTTTGGATCAATTGTTTGTAGATTCCGACCAAACTACGGATGTGGAAATAAAAAAATATTACAAGAAGAAACACCGTTATTTTTCCTTACATTCAGAGGTTTACGCTCGTTATTCGAAAGAAGCGAATCACTTCGAATCGAAATTTTTCCTCCGATGGGTATTGTCCTCTTTGATACTGTTTCCCTTATTTAATTTTATTTTTTACGGGTATCCGATTTTCCTACACATTTTAGTTCTTTATGTTTTCATTCTATTGGCTTATTTCATTCTCTCATTCGTATTTTCCATTTTCAATTGGGTTTCTCATAATGATTTGAAATTGAAAGATCCATCGATTTATTTTTTTAAAAGATCTCTGCGGCTTCCCGAACTGATGATCTGCTGTTTACTTTTATTAACTACTTACAATCTTTTTGAAATAGAAAATTCATTTGCTCTATTTCTATCCGTATTTCTTTTCATGTTCTTTTTTTATTCCATTCCAATTGTTTCGGAAATAGAAGATAAATGGATCACCTTTATAAAAAAAGACCTAAAGGATGCGATCAAAGATTATATTCAAAACGGAGACCTATCCGGGTTATCAACGGAAGACTCTATGGACTTTGTTGCACTCGGCTTGTACAATGAAATTTTAAAAAGACAGAAAGAAAAAAACGATGTCTCTCATCTTTTGGTATTGTCCCAAACGGATTCGATTGAAATTGAAAATAAAGATAGATCAAAAAGGTCTTCCCGTATAAAAACATCTTCTGCCGATTCAGGCGGTTCCTTTTCGGAACAAAAATTTTCCGGAGGAGGGGGAATTTCCGCAGGTGGTGGAGCGAGTGTTAGTTGGGATACTTTGAACGGATTGTCCGATTTTACCGCAGGATCGCGTCCTACATCTTCCGGTTCCTCCGGTTCACGTTCCGGATCTTCCTCTTCCTCCTCATCGGGAGGAGGAAGTATGGGAGGATGGTGA
- the gcvT gene encoding glycine cleavage system aminomethyltransferase GcvT — MQLELKQTPLYQIHKELGAKMVPFGGWDMPVQYTGIIQEHSATRTHAGLFDVSHMGEIFITGSEADILSLLEKTTCNQISSMYDGQVQYNAVLNENGGLVDDITVYRFSSTKYMICSNASNYPAVAAHLQKYVSGNCKVEDVSKDWHQIALQGPNANQILENYLGKDLKGLLYYHFIELELNGETIILSRTGYTGEDGFEIYTSHSLGLKLWNELLVQGKDLGLVPVGLGARDTLRLEAKYPLYGHELNAEWSPVESGIGFIVKEKNPPYFAYDRIQKDKKENPKKKVVGIILQEPGVLRENFPVFSSDGKEIGKTTSGTHSPTRKESLGLAMLDFEFTKNQTEVFVEIRGQKKKAKVETGAFIKGSVRNQK, encoded by the coding sequence ATGCAGTTGGAATTAAAACAAACCCCCCTCTATCAAATTCACAAAGAACTGGGAGCCAAAATGGTTCCATTCGGAGGTTGGGATATGCCCGTGCAATATACGGGAATCATCCAAGAGCACAGCGCAACAAGAACTCATGCCGGTTTATTTGATGTCTCTCATATGGGTGAAATTTTTATTACGGGAAGCGAAGCGGATATTCTTTCTCTTTTGGAAAAAACTACCTGCAACCAAATCTCTTCTATGTATGACGGACAAGTTCAATACAACGCGGTATTGAATGAGAACGGCGGACTCGTAGATGATATCACCGTGTATCGTTTTTCTTCCACAAAATATATGATTTGTTCCAATGCTTCGAATTATCCCGCAGTCGCAGCACATTTGCAAAAGTATGTTTCCGGAAATTGTAAAGTGGAAGATGTAAGTAAAGACTGGCACCAAATCGCATTACAAGGACCGAATGCGAATCAAATCCTGGAAAACTATCTGGGAAAAGATTTAAAAGGGCTTCTCTATTATCATTTTATCGAATTGGAATTAAATGGTGAGACGATCATTCTTTCCCGTACAGGTTATACAGGAGAAGACGGATTTGAAATTTATACTTCTCACTCTCTCGGATTAAAACTTTGGAATGAACTGCTTGTACAAGGAAAAGATTTGGGACTTGTTCCTGTAGGTCTTGGTGCTCGTGATACACTCCGACTCGAAGCAAAGTATCCTTTGTACGGACATGAACTGAATGCGGAATGGTCTCCTGTAGAATCGGGAATCGGTTTTATCGTAAAAGAAAAAAATCCTCCTTACTTTGCATATGACCGGATTCAAAAAGATAAAAAAGAAAATCCTAAAAAGAAAGTTGTAGGAATCATTTTACAGGAACCAGGTGTGTTGCGCGAAAATTTTCCCGTCTTTTCTTCCGATGGAAAAGAAATAGGAAAAACAACTTCGGGAACGCATTCCCCTACCAGAAAAGAATCTTTGGGACTTGCCATGCTTGATTTTGAATTCACCAAAAATCAAACGGAAGTATTCGTAGAGATTCGCGGACAAAAGAAAAAAGCAAAAGTAGAAACGGGGGCTTTCATCAAAGGAAGCGTTCGTAACCAAAAATAA
- a CDS encoding DUF4269 domain-containing protein, which yields MEANQDSVWDVHIFFTPDYLETGNEKQKSLHSDLSNHKIISKLSGFYPLIAGTIPLGIDTENSDVDILTYHNNPNHLIKIAYAKFRHYSNFSYETKDFDGEPSVKINFQTNLFSYEIFSQKIKPENQKGFLHMVVEKRFLDLAGEDFKNQIIEKKKQGIKTEPAFCEVLGQKGDPYQVLLDLGQSSDETLKEILKSNHFQLK from the coding sequence ATGGAAGCAAATCAAGATTCTGTTTGGGACGTTCATATTTTTTTCACTCCCGACTATCTGGAAACCGGAAATGAAAAACAAAAATCCCTTCATTCGGATCTTTCCAATCACAAAATCATTTCCAAACTCTCCGGATTTTATCCTTTGATTGCAGGAACGATTCCGCTTGGAATCGATACGGAAAATAGTGATGTGGACATACTCACTTATCACAACAATCCCAATCATTTGATTAAGATCGCTTATGCTAAGTTTCGTCATTATTCCAATTTCTCTTACGAAACCAAAGACTTCGATGGAGAGCCGTCGGTAAAAATCAACTTTCAAACGAATTTATTTTCTTATGAAATTTTTTCTCAAAAGATAAAACCGGAAAACCAAAAAGGTTTTTTGCATATGGTTGTTGAAAAACGATTTTTGGATTTGGCAGGTGAGGATTTTAAAAACCAAATCATAGAAAAGAAAAAACAAGGAATAAAAACGGAACCTGCTTTCTGTGAGGTGTTGGGGCAAAAAGGAGATCCTTACCAAGTCTTATTGGATTTGGGACAATCTTCCGATGAAACATTGAAAGAAATTTTGAAATCCAATCACTTTCAGCTGAAATAG
- the gcvH gene encoding glycine cleavage system protein GcvH, translated as MAVTEAKDGYYYTEKHEWVKVEGDTALVGITDFAQNALGDIVFIDLPKVGKKINQKDSLGTIESVKAAEDLYAPISGEISETNASLSSTPGNVNTAPFDSWMVKLKGINTEELKGLLSASQYKEYVSKLD; from the coding sequence ATGGCAGTAACAGAAGCAAAAGATGGATACTATTATACGGAAAAACACGAATGGGTGAAAGTCGAAGGAGATACTGCTCTTGTTGGAATCACCGATTTCGCACAAAATGCATTAGGTGATATCGTATTCATCGACTTACCGAAAGTAGGTAAAAAAATTAATCAAAAAGACAGCTTGGGAACGATTGAATCCGTAAAAGCCGCGGAAGATTTATACGCACCTATCTCGGGAGAAATTTCCGAAACAAATGCTTCTTTGTCCTCCACTCCAGGCAATGTAAACACAGCACCTTTTGATTCCTGGATGGTAAAACTGAAAGGCATCAACACGGAAGAACTGAAAGGATTACTCTCAGCTTCCCAATACAAAGAATACGTATCCAAGCTAGATTGA
- a CDS encoding adenylate/guanylate cyclase domain-containing protein has translation MASPLYSFATYLLICFLTACSVQESKSEKAPRASKGTLDLTNWSWDRGPVSLDGEWTLDHIPWTVPSARGFHGSAFGSGTYRLKIILPAGSETLALRLPIVGTAFSLSVGGEVIAKEGIVSDSSVSAVPSYRPRIILIPSSNGVIDLSITVSNWDDQFGGIYYSLTFGPWNQVQKERDHAALWEALMFGAIFLMGLYHCGSFIFRSQNRAPLWFGVFCMLIAIRSTLYSEVIFLEAFPETSWYVVIRGVYATMALALATFAAFVDRLYPKQSWRPATVFTMIGGGVYALVNLFAPVGWTTNLLIPFQILLVVFGIYSLVTVGRALAHREPGAGLFVGGTTIFLTTVVLDIVKSHFFWNLPSLVNVGTLVFLMAQAMVVARLFANAFASAELHSIAMEKINTSLERFIPREVLGFLNKKSITEIVLGDFSEMRMTVFFLDIRNFTSLSETMSPQENFKFINSFLKLFGPVIRDHNGFVDKYLGDGMMALFPGAPDEALAAAVAMRHALEEYNNGRERGGYQTIRFGIGIHTGPLMLGTIGENKRMDSTVISDTVNAASRLEGLTKKYAVDILVSGSTIESLEHPEVFPTQFVALETVKGKIQPIEVFLVLEGVGA, from the coding sequence ATGGCTTCCCCTCTTTATTCCTTTGCCACTTATCTCCTTATATGTTTTCTAACAGCCTGCTCGGTTCAAGAGTCAAAATCCGAAAAAGCACCTCGTGCTTCGAAAGGAACCCTCGATCTTACAAACTGGTCGTGGGATCGTGGACCTGTTTCTTTGGATGGGGAATGGACGCTCGATCATATTCCTTGGACAGTTCCGTCTGCAAGAGGTTTTCACGGTTCGGCTTTTGGTTCGGGTACTTACCGACTCAAAATCATTTTACCGGCCGGTTCCGAAACCCTCGCACTAAGATTGCCGATTGTAGGAACCGCCTTCTCATTGTCAGTTGGTGGAGAAGTAATAGCGAAAGAAGGAATCGTATCTGATTCTTCCGTGAGTGCTGTTCCTTCTTACAGACCCAGGATCATACTCATCCCTTCATCCAATGGAGTCATCGACTTATCAATTACGGTTTCCAACTGGGACGATCAATTCGGCGGTATCTATTATAGTCTGACATTCGGCCCTTGGAATCAGGTTCAAAAGGAGCGCGACCATGCCGCTCTATGGGAAGCCCTGATGTTTGGGGCTATTTTTCTTATGGGGCTTTATCACTGCGGGTCCTTTATTTTTCGAAGCCAGAACCGCGCTCCTCTTTGGTTCGGAGTTTTTTGTATGTTGATTGCGATCCGCTCAACTCTATACAGCGAAGTAATTTTCCTCGAAGCTTTCCCCGAGACATCGTGGTATGTTGTAATCCGGGGGGTTTATGCTACAATGGCTTTGGCATTAGCCACCTTTGCAGCGTTTGTTGATCGACTCTATCCTAAACAATCCTGGCGCCCCGCTACCGTTTTTACTATGATAGGCGGTGGTGTTTATGCTTTGGTAAATTTATTCGCGCCGGTGGGATGGACTACAAATCTACTTATACCATTTCAAATTTTACTTGTGGTTTTCGGGATATACAGTCTTGTAACTGTCGGCCGGGCTTTGGCTCATCGCGAACCCGGAGCAGGACTCTTTGTCGGTGGTACGACTATCTTCCTTACCACAGTCGTACTCGATATCGTCAAAAGTCATTTCTTCTGGAATCTGCCATCTTTAGTTAACGTTGGTACGCTGGTGTTTCTTATGGCGCAGGCGATGGTTGTCGCTCGCCTGTTCGCAAATGCTTTCGCTTCGGCGGAATTACATTCGATAGCTATGGAAAAAATCAATACTTCCCTGGAACGGTTTATCCCAAGGGAAGTATTAGGGTTTCTAAACAAAAAAAGCATTACTGAAATCGTATTGGGTGACTTTTCCGAAATGAGAATGACTGTGTTTTTTCTCGATATCCGGAACTTTACCAGTCTGTCCGAAACGATGAGTCCGCAGGAAAACTTTAAGTTCATCAACTCTTTCTTAAAATTATTCGGACCTGTCATACGAGACCATAACGGCTTTGTAGACAAGTATCTTGGTGACGGAATGATGGCGTTGTTCCCAGGAGCACCTGACGAGGCTTTGGCGGCGGCGGTCGCGATGAGACATGCCTTGGAAGAATACAATAACGGAAGGGAAAGAGGTGGCTACCAAACCATTCGGTTCGGCATCGGCATCCATACGGGACCTCTTATGCTTGGAACGATCGGAGAAAACAAAAGAATGGATTCGACCGTGATCAGTGATACTGTGAATGCTGCAAGTCGCCTGGAAGGTTTAACAAAAAAATATGCCGTTGATATTCTTGTTTCCGGTTCTACGATCGAAAGCCTTGAGCATCCCGAGGTCTTTCCAACTCAATTTGTAGCTCTTGAAACAGTAAAAGGAAAGATCCAACCTATTGAAGTATTTCTCGTGTTAGAAGGTGTCGGAGCCTAA